The following proteins are co-located in the Leishmania panamensis strain MHOM/PA/94/PSC-1 chromosome 26 sequence genome:
- a CDS encoding hypothetical protein (TriTrypDB/GeneDB-style sysID: LpmP.26.1460), with product MATAIPPSTTVEELCPPPTGTPATTTVPSKPQLSVPSAASTALSSDCIARVSTVIADDIRQLSRDDLDVKRWLNATLSRVVDAAKEVPLVGATAASAASPASSKTSAATSALVTTASARKSLRLEEQLVQLLHARVQTHSQELSTSIENLISSTLVRLPRTTLELKRMATEAAELTEQLQCIEGVVNPAVAAGSDTYVKELQLRKASESKLHKCKRYLEKAAQVKENIRNLHYLVEHRESMSNKKGNGSAGQIIAVNAANGSSLSDKATPPHRDLDEVAGIIRQTREDLKEITAVDDAFGEQYKAQLEQFAQYIEHALEEECVACLLAHQLERATRLMTTLYSIGRADAVLKRYGEQAAIQMAAIQLEKLRACVSSGGAGAHRSSAAAAAVAELLRQEIIPDDNAFVSRELAFLFSLVRRTLEESQATSPLKTGGVGPSGAAHDAAAPACGKPPAASTPSAVTAASASAAPVPAGGTSGGGHVAVEEDSRATQALEIISIILHKLYEPLQLTLQPLFTEQLNTTNADFVACLSAIQLIKISAALVSTTPPQGATEDQSPSRMGLATTPATVKDSLDKLAREVTHRALGLFAGIFHEEHVLERYAERVCSPVEAFCQQPLSKVLSAASRTVTADECDEDSLTSVLTQAIQEVLVYAPEKITRRCTTAWHASLSKMLTQLQPTSSMSQHALLQCLFVYKRRMRPLVEKAQQSVEDWLSTGTVRERYPTSARVLCTDLQTRVWGPLRKELEEAQESIQKNILSSITRPILTTVETYTSLPCWGNAAVTADGSSGSIPGATDASKPLGTYTQGQAAPSSAVRDMGEMLMELPLTLETLCSSAVAESCLNTQGTGSAGKGASDADTEDGVRALIEEQAEEWLGTVVSNVVNTFIKEKVLPLQIGPFGLVLPSQQQQQAQQSTSRASEEMQFHYTASLEQLTTDLDYVCNILSAVNEESLETVQRVLQAVQALTPASMTAAFVVSDAIRMTAMDTSAAGSAEERD from the coding sequence ATGGCGACCGCCATTCCGCCCAGCacgacggtggaggagctctGCCCCCCGCCTACTGGCACGCCTGCGACCACCACGGTGCCCAGTAAACCGCAGCTGTCGGTGCCCTCCGCTGCGTCCACCGCTCTCTCTAGCGACTGCATCGCACGCGTCAGCACTGTCATCGCGGACGACATACGCCAGCTCAGCCGCGATGACCTCGACGTGAAGCGGTGGCTGAACGCGACGCTCTCGCGCGTGGTGGATGCTGCAAAAGAGGTGCCACTCGtaggcgccaccgctgctagCGCGGCATCTCCGGCATCCTCCAAGACCTCAGCTGCTACTTCAGCGCTTGTGACAACGGCCTCTGCTCGTAAGTCTCTGCGCCTGGAAGAGCAGCTGGTACAGCTCCTGCATGCCCGAGTGCAGACTCACAGCCAGGAGCTCAGCACCAGCATTGAGAATCTCATTTCCTCCACCCTTGTACGGCTTCCGCGAACCACGCTGGAGCTGAAGCGCATGGCGACAGAAGCTGCAGAGCTcacagagcagctgcagtgcattGAGGGCGTCGTCAACCCTGCCGTAGCCGCTGGCTCAGACACATATGTAAAAGAGCTGCAGCTACGCAAGGCCTCCGAGTCAAAGCTGCACAAGTGCAAGCGATAcctggagaaggcggcacaGGTGAAGGAGAACATCCGCAACCTCCACTATCTCGTTGAACACCGCGAGTCAATGAGCAACAAAAAGGGAAACGGCAGCGCCGGTCAGATCATCGCTGTCAACGCCGCGAACGGCTCATCGCTGTCGGACAAGGCGACGCCTCCACATCGCGACTTGGACGAGGTTGCTGGTATCATCCGCCAAACTCGCGAAGACCTGAAGGAGATCACGGCTGTCGATGACGCCTTTGGTGAGCAGTacaaggcgcagctggagcagtTTGCGCAGTACATTGAACATGCTCTCGAAGAAGAGTGCGTGGCGTGTCTGCTGGCTCATCAGCTGGAGCGCGCTACTCGCCTCATGACCACCCTTTACAGCATAGGGCGTGCCGACGCCGTACTGAAGCGCTACGGGGAGCAGGCGGCGATTCAGATGGCGGCGATacagctggagaagctgcgtgcgtgtgtgagtagtggaggcgctggagccCACCGGAgcagtgcggctgccgcagcggtggcagagctgcttcGCCAGGAGATCATCCCGGACGACAACGCCTTTGTGTCGCGTGAGCTTGCGTTTCTGTTTAGCCTTGTACGGCGTACGCTGGAGGAGTCCCAGGCGACCTCTCCGCTCAAGACTGGCGGAGTAGGGCCCAGCGGAGCAGCTcacgatgcagcagcgccggcatgTGGCAAGCCCCCTGCGGCCTCTACGCCCTCCGCAGTGACAGCAGCCTCAGCGTCGGCCGCGCCAGTACCCGCAGGGGGCACGAGCGGAGGTGGCCACGTTGCTGTCGAAGAGGATTCCCGCGCTACACAGGCGCTTGAAATCATATCCATCATTCTCCATAAGCTCTACGAGCCGCTGCAACTaacgctgcagccgctgttCACGGAGCAACTCAACACGACAAACGCCGATTTCGTAGCGTGCCTGTCGGCCATTCAGCTGATTAAGATCTCCGCAGCGCTCGTGTCGACGACACCACCACAAGGAGCAACAGAGGACCAATCTCCGAGCCGCATGGGTCTTGCTACGACACCAGCCACAGTGAAGGACTCATTGGACAAACTTGCGCGCGAGGTAACGCACCGTGCACTTGGCCTCTTCGCCGGAATTTTCCATGAGGAGCACGTGCTGGAGCGGTACGCGGAGCGTGTCTGTTCGCCGGTGGAAGCGTTTTGCCAGCAGCCACTTTCCAAGGTTCTCTCAGCTGCTTCGAGAACTGTCACCGCTGACGAGTGCGACGAGGACAGTTTGACGAGTGTGCTCACGCAGGCGATTCAGGAGGTGCTCGTCTACGCGCCGGAGAAGATCACCAGgcggtgcaccaccgcctggCACGCGTCACTTTCAAAGATGCTCACGCAGCTGCAACCGACGTCTAGCATGTCGCAGCatgcactgctgcagtgcctgtTCGTCTACAAGCGCCGCATGCGTCCGCTCGTGGAaaaggcgcagcagagcgTCGAGGACTGGCTATCAACGGGCACCGTGCGCGAGCGCTACCCGACGAGCGCTAGAGTGCTTTGCACCGACCTACAAACTCGTGTGTGGGGTCCTCTGAGAaaagagctggaggaggcacagGAATCCATCCAGAAGAACATCCTGAGCAGCATCACGCGGCCGATTCTCACCACAGTCGAAACGTACACGTCTCTGCCGTGCTGGGGCAACGCAGCAGTCACAGCCGACGGCTCCTCTGGCTCCATCCCTGGTGCGACAGACGCATCGAAACCCTTGGGCACCTACACGCAAGGACAAGCCGCCCcaagcagcgccgtgcgTGACATGGGAGAGATGCTCATGGAACTGCCCCTGACGCTGGAGACTCTCTGCTCCAGTGCCGTAGCGGAGAGCTGCCTCAATACGCAAGGGACTGGCAGCGCTGGAAAGGGTGCCAGTGACGCCGACACTGAGGatggcgtgcgtgcgttgatcgaggagcaggcggaggaGTGGCTCGGGACAGTAGTGAGCAATGTGGTGAACACCTTTATTAAGGAGAaggtgttgccgctgcaAATTGGGCCGTTTGGGCTGGTGCtaccgtcgcagcagcaacagcaagcgCAGCAGTCGACGTCGAGGGCGAGTGAGGAGATGCAATTTCACTACACTGCGTCCCTGGAGCAGCTAACGACCGATCTCGACTACGTGTGCAACATCCTCTCCGCTGTCAACGAGGAGTCGCTCGAGACGGTCCAGCGGGTGCTGCAGGCTGTGCAAGCACTGACCCCTGCCTCCATGACTGCGGCCTTCGTGGTGAGCGATGCAATTCGCATGACAGCGATGGACACGAGCGCAGCTGGCAGCGCAGAAGAGCGGGATTAG
- a CDS encoding hypothetical protein (TriTrypDB/GeneDB-style sysID: LpmP.26.1470), which yields MRPLVLSRGIAPPCRAPPWKPQQRKQPSSLASVLFLLGVLCLLAASLIAAAATGASHKPTGKRQTTELLAHVTFASCNRQSHDQSFWMKTIASTIAAQCARGGGNSSKPHTDLLLWLGNALYADVDEAGVAVSVARPSHAIEQEYKLLTENPRYREFVKEVVGVDGRVIGIWDDRDLGLRGADGSYAQSEDIRRLYLGYIWKGYPLAVKDATGDGTPGALYSFTGIPAPAGSPLAALFVHSVCTITLDVRTQRTVPPNLADVLLRRNEEADLRLHGRKETSFDVNLAKIRDARAQVLKADLLGERQWAWLERTFATYLKPTVRSPGDAAGRAHCAVTLIASPWQILLNDNKPFEGWDLYPASRSRLLLLLKKYHVERFIFLSGHAELGELGVMRRSSKEDTRSEAPTATLTDSFLQERRTLPAAKLLPSRRSNLVEVTSSGLTHTVREAPLVGWLTRWLITSRVEEETQSSGLIKRPLFLSRTTTMERQFGTLQVIGDRMAEPRHASAATASREEVLARTRVLITLHSVQRAGAPLVTLERTLANLPSYAAESLEEEEERDAVKAMDLYDVAHLPIFNVYSSPGDYPWLKRRIAEWQCAEVPCVNGQGFMLLKLIANLVLAFAIVLVFIAAVYYYQLKHPDAHEENVTKLKQD from the coding sequence ATGCGGCCCCTTGTCCTGTCACGCGGGATAGCACCTCCATGCCGCGCTCCACCGTGgaaaccgcagcagcgcaagcaACCTTCGTCTCTGGCGTCGGTCCTATTCCTTCTCGGCGTCCTGTGCCTCCTAGCAGCATCGCTcatcgcagccgcggcaACTGGTGCTTCCCATAAGCCGACAGGGAAGAGACAGACAACCGAGCTTCTCGCGCATGTGACCTTCGCCAGCTGCAATCGCCAGAGCCATGACCAGTCCTTCTGGATGAAGACCATCGCCTCGACGATTGCTGCGCAGTGTGCGAGAGGCggtggcaacagcagcaagccCCACACAGACCTCCTTCTGTGGCTCGGCAACGCTCTCTACGCAGACGTCGATGAGGCTGGCGTGGCCGTGAGCGTTGCGCGCCCTTCACACGCCATCGAGCAGGAATACAAGCTCCTCACCGAAAACCCGCGCTACCGCGAGTTTGTCAAGGAAGTTGTTGGCGTGGACGGGCGTGTGATTGGCATCTGGGACGACCGTGACCTTGGCCTGCGCGGCGCGGACGGCAGCTACGCTCAGTCAGAGGACATTCGACGCCTGTACCTAGGATATATATGGAAGGGGTATCCACTCGCCGTAAAGGACGCCACTGGCGATGGCACTCCTGGAGCGCTCTATTCCTTCACCGGGATTCCTGCCCCCGCCGGCTCGCCGCTCGCCGCCCTTTTCGTTCACAGTGTGTGCACAATAACGCTTGACGTTCGAACGCAGCGGACGGTGCCGCCGAATCTGgcggatgtgctgctgcgccgcaacgAGGAGGCCGACCTGCGCCTTCACGGTCGTAAGGAGACTTCGTTCGATGTTAATCTGGCGAAGATCCGcgacgcgcgtgcgcaggtgctgAAGGCAGACCTGCTCGGAGAACGGCAGTGGGCGTGGCTGGAGCGCACATTCGCCACTTACCTGAAGCCGACTGTGCGCAGCCCCGGAGATGCGGCGGGCCGCGCGCACTGCGCCGTCACTCTCATCGCATCGCCGTGGCAAATTCTGCTGAATGACAACAAGCCCTTTGAGGGCTGGGACCTCTACCCCGCCTCCCGCAGCcgtctgctcctcctcctaaAGAAGTACCATGTCGAGCGCTTTATCTTCTTGTCTGGGCACGCAGAGCTCGGCGAGCTCGGTGTGATGCGGCGGTCATCAAAGGAAGACACTCGCTCTGAAGCCCCGACAGCAACCCTCACGGACAGCTTCCTGCAAGAGCGGCGAACGCTGCCGGCGGCGAAGCTGCTACCATCGCGGCGGTCGAACCTCGTGGAGGTGACGAGCAGTGGCCTCACTCACACGGTGCGCGAGGCACCCTTGGTCGGGTGGCTGACGCGTTGGCTCATCACCTCGcgggtggaagaggagacacAGAGCAGCGGCTTGATCAAGCGGCCTCTCTTTCTGAGTCGCACCACGACGATGGAGCGGCAGTTCGGAACGCTGCAAGTGATTGGGGACCGAATGGCGGAGCCGAggcacgccagcgcagcaacagcctcACGCGAGGAGGTGCTTGCCCGGACGAGAGTGCTCATCACCCTCCACAGCGTGCAGCGGGCTGGTGCGCCCCTCGTGACACTGGAGCGCACGCTGGCGAATTTGCCGTCCTACGCAGCGGagtcgctggaggaggaagaggaaagggatgCAGTGAAGGCGATGGACCTCTACGATGTCGCTCATCTTCCCATCTTTAACGTGTACAGCTCCCCTGGGGACTATCCGTGGCTGAAGCGGCGTATAGCAGAGTGGCAATGTGCGGAAGTGCCCTGTGTCAATGGTCAGGGTTTTATGCTGCTGAAGTTGATAGCGAACCTGGTCCTCGCCTTTGCCATCGTCCTGGTGTTCATTGCTGCCGTCTATTACTACCAACTAAAGCATCCCGACGCGCACGAGGAGAACGTCACGAAGCTGAAGCAGGACTAG